A stretch of DNA from Coccidioides posadasii str. Silveira chromosome 4, complete sequence:
TTCCATCCTGAAAACCACTGGTCGACATTACTCACAAAGAGTAATGTATTTGGTGATGGATCATTTCCCTTGATTTCCGTGTCACTCTCGCCAATGCCCGCTATTATATTTCTAATTGCGCCTAGTAACATACTGATAGGTGCGTCGAAGACCCCAAGATATTTTCGGACGACATTAGTGGTAGTGAGGGTGTACAGATCAACGGGACAAGGATGGCTCTCGTTGCGTTTCATAAGTATCTGTAGGAATGCCCTGGCGCCGTGGTACAGGGAGCGATGGTTTGGATGGTGGCTCACGCCGGACTTATCGAATGTAAGGAGGACGTCGATGCTCGCGGAGGGTGGGGAGGTGTGGCCGTTGGTAGAGCCGTTGGTCGGAATGGACGCTCTGCGGCGTTGTGTCGAAGCGGGTTTTGAAGACGTGGAATCGTCATGGGTTCCGTTGGCAACAGCACCGGGTGCAAAGGCGGTGGCTAAAAGTGATCCGACAGTGGTTGCAGACCATTCGGTGGTCATGCTATCTGGGAATTGGGATGGATCGTCAAGGACGAATACGTCAGATGGTCCCCGCAAACCGAGGTGCACCGCGCTTTTTTGGAGCTCCTTTTTGCGAATATGACCAAGTCCCTCCGCATCACCTGAATTTGGAGATTTTTAGCGAAACTTTCACGCAAGCACACATGAGCAGAAACAATTAAACCCAGATTCGACCCAGCTCTCCAAGAACGAAGGCAGAACAATAACCATCCGTATACACGTACCGGAGCTCAAACAGAGTATTTTAACATGGTTTCCTAACTCAGGCCTTGTGAGAGCCAAAAGTGTCGGCGCAAAGAACATTGCCTCATCGTCAGGATGGGCGATTAGGAGGCATATCCGCTTATCCTGCAACGAGGGGAAACTATTCGCCAAAGGCGACGAAGGTCCGGTGGCCGATATGGTCCAAAACGCGAAGAATAGAACTGGTAGAAGGGCGAGAGATATAAAGGTGGCTATCGAAATCATGTCTCTTCGTGAAGCGTGCGAAGGCCGAGAGGTATCTGGAATACCACCTCAATGCAATTGATTCAACTGAAGTGGCTGAAACGCAAAAATAAAAGCTCCTATGACGGAAACTGTCGAGTTTCAAGCCCGTCCGGCGGTGACGCGGAAAGCTTAAATGTGTCAATGGTTCGCGATCAGGTCACCAGACGACGTGCGCAGTCGACTGCGGCCAACAAACAGTTCAATCGCTATGATGAATTCGATGCAACACAATAGACGGAAGCTTAGACTATTATTCGGCCACGCATGACAGCATGCGACTCGGGCATTCTTCGAGACAAACTTGAAACGTGGCGTATCTAGAGAAAGGGATTCAGGAGAGCGGGCAGAACGTCGAATAAAGCG
This window harbors:
- the GPI12 gene encoding N-acetylglucosaminyl-phosphatidylinositol de-N-acetylase (EggNog:ENOG410PF9B~COG:M~BUSCO:12066at33183) translates to MISIATFISLALLPVLFFAFWTISATGPSSPLANSFPSLQDKRICLLIAHPDDEAMFFAPTLLALTRPELGNHVKILCLSSGDAEGLGHIRKKELQKSAVHLGLRGPSDVFVLDDPSQFPDSMTTEWSATTVGSLLATAFAPGAVANGTHDDSTSSKPASTQRRRASIPTNGSTNGHTSPPSASIDVLLTFDKSGVSHHPNHRSLYHGARAFLQILMKRNESHPCPVDLYTLTTTNVVRKYLGVFDAPISMLLGAIRNIIAGIGESDTEIKGNDPSPNTLLFVSNVDQWFSGWKAMVQAHKSQMVWFRWGWITIGRYMVVNDLKREKI